TCTAAATTCTAAACTCTAAACTCTAAATTCTAAATTCTAAACTCTAAATTCTAAACTCTAAACTCTAAACTCTAAATTCTAAATTCCCCGCCTGCCGGAAGGCAGGTAAATCCTATACCAATTGACTAACAATTCCCCGTTGAAGTTCGGTATTTTTCTATAAGTGTGATCACCTCTCTGGTTTGTTTGACATCATGTACCCGTAAAATATCAGCACCTTGCATAAGCGCAATGCTGTTGAGCACTGTGGTGCCGTTGAGGGCTTCATTGGGTGTAGTATTCAAAATCTTATAGATCATTGATTTTCTAGACAATCCCACCATTATGGGCAGTTCAAATATCTTAAACTGCTCCAGATTGTGCAAGAGCTGATAATTGTGTTCAACATTTTTTCCAAAACCGAAACCCGGATCAAGAATAATGTCCTTTACCCCCATTTTTCTCAATTGATCATACTTCAGGGAGAAATAATCCGTTATCTCCTTCATCATATCTCCATAACGGGCCTTATATTTCATATCCTCCGGTGTGCCCTTCATGTGCATCATGATATAGGGCACCTGCAGCTTTGCTATGGTTTCAAACATAGCCGGGTCCATTTCCCCGGCAGATATATCATTGATTA
The sequence above is drawn from the Bacteroidales bacterium genome and encodes:
- the folP gene encoding dihydropteroate synthase — translated: MEDKDTFFSRKYMINCNGALLDLSKPKVMGVLNVTPDSFYDGGRYFQEKTIKDQVGRLVAEGADIIDIGGYSSRPGADHIPIDEERKRLLPVLDLVRKHYPGVILSVDTFRSEIADQVVSDYRVDIINDISAGEMDPAMFETIAKLQVPYIMMHMKGTPEDMKYKARYGDMMKEITDYFSLKYDQLRKMGVKDIILDPGFGFGKNVEHNYQLLHNLEQFKIFELPIMVGLSRKSMIYKILNTTPNEALNGTTVLNSIALMQGADILRVHDVKQTREVITLIEKYRTSTGNC